A single window of Cytobacillus dafuensis DNA harbors:
- a CDS encoding PadR family transcriptional regulator → MDALLNSLTTELRRGTLTLAVLSQLQTPQYGYSLVQLLEKSGISIDQSTLYPLLRRLEKQELVTSSWDTSESRPRRYYVLSEYGIKIFHQLKKEWEKTSEELYNLLKGEE, encoded by the coding sequence ATGGATGCTTTGCTGAATTCGTTAACGACGGAATTAAGAAGAGGGACTTTGACTTTGGCTGTTTTAAGTCAGTTACAGACACCTCAATATGGATATTCTCTTGTCCAGTTATTGGAGAAGAGTGGGATTTCGATTGACCAGAGTACCCTATATCCATTGCTTCGCCGTTTGGAAAAACAAGAGTTAGTGACGAGCAGCTGGGATACTTCTGAGAGCAGACCACGCAGGTATTATGTATTAAGCGAATATGGAATTAAGATTTTCCACCAATTGAAGAAGGAATGGGAAAAGACATCTGAGGAGCTATACAATTTATTAAAAGGAGAGGAATGA
- a CDS encoding NupC/NupG family nucleoside CNT transporter encodes MKLILFLAALIIIFLLAYIASNNRKGIKFKPILIMLVLQLGLAFLLLNTEAGLFVIQGISNLFTHLLAYAGEGINFVFGGIANEGTMPFFLTVLMPIVFISALIGIAQYLRVLPFIIHYLGLVLSKVNGLGKLESFNGVASAIFGQSEVFISVKKQLPSIPEHRLYTLCTSAMSTVSASILGAYMTMIEPKYVITALVLNLFGGFIIANIINPYKVSEEEDIFEVQAEEKQSFFEMLGEYILDGFKVAIIVGAMLIGFVALITMINAVFEAIFGISFQVALGYLFAPLAFIIGVPANEVVESGTIMATKLLSNEFVAMMDLGKIADSLSSRTVGIISVFLVSFANFSSIGIITGAVKALNEKKGNQVARFGLKLLYGATLVSLLAAAITGIML; translated from the coding sequence TTGAAATTAATTTTATTTTTAGCAGCATTAATCATTATTTTTTTACTGGCTTATATCGCGAGTAATAATAGAAAGGGCATCAAGTTTAAGCCCATTTTGATCATGCTTGTCTTGCAGCTCGGACTAGCCTTTCTTCTTCTTAATACAGAAGCAGGTCTTTTCGTCATTCAAGGGATATCTAACTTGTTTACGCATCTATTGGCATACGCAGGAGAAGGAATCAATTTTGTATTCGGTGGCATCGCCAATGAAGGAACAATGCCTTTTTTCTTAACCGTATTAATGCCCATTGTATTTATTTCTGCTTTAATTGGGATTGCACAATATTTGAGAGTCCTTCCCTTTATCATTCATTATCTTGGTCTCGTATTAAGTAAGGTGAATGGTCTTGGAAAACTTGAGTCTTTTAATGGTGTTGCATCAGCTATCTTTGGACAATCAGAGGTATTTATTTCTGTTAAGAAACAGCTCCCTTCAATCCCTGAACATCGCCTTTATACATTGTGCACATCTGCCATGTCAACGGTTTCAGCTTCAATATTAGGTGCCTATATGACGATGATTGAACCGAAATATGTCATTACGGCACTTGTGTTAAATTTATTCGGCGGATTCATAATTGCAAATATTATCAACCCATATAAAGTATCCGAAGAAGAGGATATTTTTGAAGTTCAAGCAGAAGAAAAGCAATCATTTTTTGAAATGCTGGGGGAATATATTTTAGATGGTTTTAAAGTGGCAATTATCGTTGGTGCCATGTTAATCGGGTTTGTTGCCCTCATAACCATGATTAATGCAGTGTTTGAAGCGATTTTCGGAATCAGCTTCCAAGTAGCCCTTGGCTATCTTTTTGCACCACTTGCCTTTATTATAGGAGTTCCGGCTAATGAAGTGGTGGAGTCCGGAACAATCATGGCAACAAAATTATTATCAAACGAATTTGTCGCTATGATGGATTTAGGAAAAATTGCTGACTCTTTATCAAGCAGAACCGTTGGGATTATTTCAGTGTTCCTTGTTTCCTTCGCGAACTTTTCATCCATCGGTATCATTACAGGAGCAGTAAAAGCCTTGAATGAAAAGAAAGGAAATCAAGTAGCTAGGTTTGGTCTTAAATTGCTTTATGGAGCAACACTCGTAAGCTTACTGGCTGCGGCGATTACTGGTATCATGCTTTGA
- a CDS encoding NCS2 family permease gives MKGVFKLKQHETTIKKEVLAGFTSFFSIVYIIAVNGNILKDAGIPLEAGIIATVLSSLIGCLLAAFIANAPLIIVPGMGINALFTYTIVGSLGLNYMEALGAVVVSGILFVIVAFTKLSTIISKAIPHSLKESITVGIGLFIAFIGLQKSGIIVGNSTSFVALGDLSTPIVLASIINLILTLFLFLKKVPGNFLISIILGTIVSYFFGIVHFSAMDTSFISFEDYKNVFLSADFGKLATIPFWTAAFSLVLVLVFENIGILHSQVNGMLQQPEKNEKALKAVSISTVVCGFLGTSPPVSTVETAAGITAGGRTGLTSIVTGLLFLSSLFFMPFIKLVPDSAIAPILIIIGGLMLTNVVNIDFTDFTEAFPAFLVIIMIPLTYSIVDGIAFGFIAYPLLKIFTNKQKQLSLSIFIISILFLTNFLLHAVG, from the coding sequence ATGAAAGGAGTTTTCAAGCTTAAGCAGCACGAAACAACGATAAAAAAGGAAGTTTTAGCAGGATTTACGTCATTCTTTTCCATTGTCTATATTATTGCCGTAAATGGAAATATTCTAAAGGATGCAGGAATACCGCTTGAAGCTGGTATCATTGCCACTGTACTTTCTTCACTAATTGGTTGTTTATTGGCAGCATTTATTGCAAATGCACCATTGATCATTGTTCCCGGAATGGGAATCAACGCCTTATTTACCTATACGATTGTAGGTTCATTAGGGTTAAATTATATGGAAGCTTTAGGAGCAGTTGTCGTATCAGGCATTCTCTTTGTCATTGTGGCCTTTACAAAATTATCCACGATTATATCAAAAGCCATTCCGCATTCGTTAAAGGAATCGATTACAGTTGGAATTGGCTTATTTATTGCGTTTATTGGCTTGCAAAAGAGTGGAATTATTGTTGGAAACTCGACAAGCTTTGTGGCGCTTGGTGACTTGTCTACGCCGATTGTCCTAGCTTCGATTATTAATTTAATCCTAACGCTATTTTTGTTTTTGAAGAAAGTACCAGGAAATTTTTTAATCAGTATCATTTTAGGTACGATCGTATCCTATTTCTTTGGAATTGTTCATTTTTCGGCAATGGATACTAGCTTTATTTCCTTTGAGGATTATAAAAATGTCTTTCTTAGTGCAGACTTCGGAAAATTAGCGACCATTCCGTTTTGGACAGCTGCCTTTTCACTCGTTTTAGTGCTTGTTTTTGAGAATATCGGCATCCTTCATTCCCAAGTGAATGGAATGCTGCAGCAGCCTGAAAAAAATGAGAAAGCACTAAAAGCCGTTTCTATTTCTACAGTCGTTTGCGGATTTTTAGGTACAAGTCCTCCTGTTTCAACGGTAGAAACAGCGGCAGGTATTACAGCAGGCGGAAGAACAGGGTTAACCTCTATTGTCACAGGGTTATTATTTCTATCATCTCTATTCTTCATGCCCTTTATTAAACTAGTACCGGATTCTGCAATTGCTCCGATCCTCATTATTATCGGAGGATTGATGCTGACAAATGTAGTAAATATTGATTTCACTGATTTTACAGAAGCATTTCCGGCTTTTCTTGTTATTATTATGATTCCGTTAACCTATAGCATTGTGGATGGAATTGCATTCGGATTCATCGCTTACCCGCTGTTGAAAATTTTTACAAATAAACAAAAACAGCTTTCTCTATCAATCTTTATTATTTCTATCCTGTTCTTAACCAATTTCCTTCTGCATGCAGTCGGATAA
- a CDS encoding phosphatase PAP2 family protein, which translates to MMRKLHLLYDYECRLFNKVNRYFHNRLLNLFFRRITHIGGATVLITTLLLLMFILNGQSRMTAVSSAVALTISHIPVHIVKKMYPRKRPYMILASAHFPSNPLQDHSFPSGHTTAIFSVVIPFVLYIPILASVLLPLAFIVGLSRIYLGLHYPSDVIAGGILGASLGSLCFYFFNV; encoded by the coding sequence ATGATGAGAAAACTACATTTGTTATATGATTATGAATGCCGCTTATTTAATAAAGTTAATCGTTATTTTCATAACAGACTGTTGAATCTTTTTTTTCGCCGTATCACTCATATTGGAGGAGCGACCGTTTTGATTACAACGCTCCTATTACTGATGTTTATTCTGAATGGACAGAGCAGGATGACGGCTGTTTCCAGCGCAGTAGCCTTAACCATAAGTCATATACCAGTACACATTGTCAAAAAAATGTACCCTCGTAAAAGGCCGTATATGATTTTGGCAAGTGCCCATTTTCCCTCAAATCCGTTGCAAGACCATTCATTTCCTTCAGGGCATACAACGGCTATTTTTTCGGTAGTGATTCCTTTTGTCTTGTATATACCTATTTTAGCTTCTGTGCTGCTTCCTTTAGCGTTTATTGTCGGCTTATCAAGAATTTACCTTGGGTTGCATTACCCTTCAGACGTAATAGCTGGCGGGATATTAGGAGCAAGCTTGGGGAGTCTCTGTTTTTATTTTTTTAATGTATAA
- the queF gene encoding preQ(1) synthase, producing MSGRSNEEGLKDLTLLGNQQTKYTFNYAPEVLEAVDNLHTNRDYFVKFNCPEFTSLCPLTHQPDFATMYISYIPNKKIVESKSLKLYLFSFRNHGDFHEDCVNIIMNDLIKLLEPRYIEVWGKFTPRGGISIDPWCNYGIPGTKYEEMAHFRLMNHDIYPEKIDNR from the coding sequence ATGTCTGGCAGAAGCAATGAAGAAGGTTTAAAGGACTTAACATTATTAGGTAATCAACAAACAAAATATACATTTAATTATGCTCCAGAGGTATTAGAGGCAGTCGATAATCTTCATACCAATCGTGACTACTTCGTAAAATTTAATTGTCCAGAGTTCACCAGTTTATGCCCATTAACACATCAGCCTGACTTTGCAACGATGTACATTTCGTACATCCCTAATAAAAAAATAGTAGAGAGCAAATCCCTTAAATTATATCTATTTAGTTTCAGGAATCACGGTGACTTCCATGAGGATTGCGTCAATATTATCATGAACGATTTAATCAAATTACTTGAACCAAGATATATTGAGGTTTGGGGTAAATTCACACCACGTGGTGGAATTTCTATTGATCCTTGGTGCAATTATGGAATACCTGGTACAAAGTACGAGGAAATGGCCCATTTTCGTTTAATGAACCATGATATCTATCCTGAAAAAATAGATAATCGTTAA
- a CDS encoding queuosine precursor transporter, protein MILYLNGIFVGLLILANIVAVKLFSIGDWAILPAAVIVYIFTYPIIDVIVEVYGKKAGQRTVQAGLMTQILALIFIAITVHLPAAPVFKDQESFQTILNGSFRVIVASLISYLVSQNLDVFVFNRLKSKHGQKKLWLRNNASTMLSQLIDTTIFITIAFIGTMPLAVLGGLIVTQYIFKFFASIFITPLVYLLVYIIRKREPEASLSKEV, encoded by the coding sequence ATGATTTTATATTTAAATGGTATTTTTGTAGGACTATTAATCTTAGCAAATATAGTGGCTGTAAAGCTTTTTAGCATAGGAGATTGGGCTATACTTCCTGCTGCTGTCATTGTCTATATTTTTACGTATCCTATTATCGATGTAATTGTAGAGGTTTATGGAAAAAAAGCAGGGCAAAGAACGGTTCAGGCGGGACTCATGACACAAATTCTTGCTCTTATCTTTATTGCTATTACCGTCCACTTGCCAGCAGCTCCTGTTTTTAAAGATCAGGAATCCTTTCAAACGATTTTAAATGGAAGTTTTCGAGTAATCGTTGCAAGCCTTATCTCCTATTTAGTAAGTCAAAATCTAGATGTTTTTGTGTTTAACCGTTTAAAGAGCAAACATGGGCAAAAGAAATTATGGCTACGAAATAATGCTTCAACCATGCTGAGTCAATTGATTGATACGACCATTTTTATTACGATTGCCTTCATAGGAACAATGCCTCTAGCTGTATTAGGCGGCTTAATCGTGACACAATACATCTTTAAATTTTTTGCATCAATATTCATTACTCCGCTCGTATATTTACTCGTTTATATTATTAGGAAACGGGAGCCAGAAGCTTCTTTGTCAAAAGAAGTATAA
- a CDS encoding VOC family protein, protein MIKIGAIFVPVRNVETAIEWYKEKLGLNHVGTWPGNTGADFYFTVEKQYLSLVKVEEKQEIEFAINAKHYNAYYNFTTTDIEAYHQHLQLKGVEVTEIKDHGPVMCFDFYDLDGNMFGVIVDK, encoded by the coding sequence TTGATCAAAATTGGAGCCATATTTGTACCTGTTCGTAATGTTGAAACAGCAATCGAGTGGTATAAGGAGAAGCTTGGACTTAATCATGTAGGCACATGGCCTGGAAACACCGGAGCAGATTTTTATTTTACCGTGGAAAAACAATATTTGTCGCTCGTAAAAGTAGAGGAAAAGCAAGAAATAGAGTTTGCCATTAACGCTAAACACTACAATGCCTACTATAACTTTACAACAACAGATATAGAAGCTTATCACCAACACTTACAACTGAAAGGGGTAGAGGTTACAGAAATTAAAGATCACGGTCCCGTCATGTGTTTTGATTTTTATGACTTGGATGGCAATATGTTCGGCGTCATAGTGGATAAATAA
- a CDS encoding GyrI-like domain-containing protein — MEPKVIKKPSFQVIGYHFEANLREIEEKNLCKEAFEKLQENADKFLNKLGNHVYLIQIYPLKEDFNPFEDQFTQIVGYEGSDSSDVPEGAIHHTVEENLYVAYTHQGPEAELHKTYDYLYGKWIGENGYIPIRYDFELWDERYKPDSSDNEIDLFIAVKKQ; from the coding sequence TTGGAACCTAAAGTTATTAAGAAACCATCATTTCAGGTAATCGGTTATCATTTTGAAGCAAATCTTCGGGAAATTGAGGAAAAAAACCTATGTAAGGAAGCATTTGAAAAACTACAGGAGAATGCAGATAAATTCTTAAATAAACTGGGAAATCATGTCTATTTAATTCAAATTTATCCTTTGAAAGAGGATTTTAACCCATTTGAAGATCAATTCACACAAATTGTCGGTTATGAGGGCTCCGATTCAAGTGATGTTCCTGAGGGAGCAATCCACCATACCGTTGAGGAGAACTTATATGTAGCCTATACACACCAAGGACCTGAAGCTGAATTACACAAAACGTACGATTACTTATATGGCAAATGGATAGGGGAAAATGGCTATATACCAATTAGGTATGATTTTGAGCTGTGGGATGAACGATATAAGCCAGATAGCTCCGATAATGAGATTGATCTTTTTATTGCCGTTAAAAAACAATAA
- a CDS encoding methylated-DNA--[protein]-cysteine S-methyltransferase has protein sequence MNKWHRVDCESPIGVIEIVATDEAICSIMFSERDKALYRFKEDTPKVLVDCSSQLDEYFKGARNQFTFPYMMEGTDFQKSVWNALTRIPCGQTGSYKDIAFSIGNEKAVRAVGSANGKNKLSIVIPCHRIIGANGKLTGYAGGLWRKEWLLQHENSFQKR, from the coding sequence ATGAATAAATGGCATAGAGTAGATTGTGAATCACCAATTGGAGTTATTGAAATAGTGGCAACAGATGAAGCGATTTGTTCTATCATGTTCTCTGAACGGGATAAAGCACTATATCGTTTTAAAGAGGATACTCCCAAGGTTTTAGTAGATTGTTCTAGTCAACTTGATGAGTATTTTAAAGGGGCTCGCAATCAATTTACATTCCCTTATATGATGGAAGGAACGGACTTTCAAAAATCGGTATGGAACGCTTTAACAAGGATACCCTGCGGTCAAACCGGATCCTATAAAGATATTGCTTTTTCGATTGGTAATGAAAAGGCTGTCAGAGCAGTTGGTAGTGCAAACGGGAAAAACAAGTTAAGTATTGTCATTCCTTGTCACAGGATTATTGGTGCAAATGGAAAATTAACGGGTTATGCTGGTGGTTTGTGGAGAAAAGAATGGCTCCTTCAACATGAAAATTCTTTCCAAAAACGATAA
- a CDS encoding TetR/AcrR family transcriptional regulator produces MIKKQLIMEKALELFARQGFEATSVQQITEHCGISKGAFYLSFKSKDELIIALIDHFMMQFTSDIDYIVRCAISDEELLYKFYYEAFQSFHKHSDFAKIIMKEQSQTLNKELILKTQYYDKLIENIILSMIERIYGEEVKETKYDLIYCVKGFMNIYSQLILFYNIPLDLKLLSESLVEKTNLLARHTTVPFISQELIQVFTQPMNEEVTKEQILEILEQRIDEIEEPIVKESVILLKQQLLEPTFSPAIVRGLLENIKNHPHCKWISYLLRRYFDF; encoded by the coding sequence ATGATTAAAAAACAATTAATTATGGAAAAGGCGTTAGAGCTTTTTGCGAGGCAAGGATTTGAAGCTACCTCGGTTCAACAAATAACAGAGCATTGTGGTATTTCAAAAGGTGCTTTTTACTTATCCTTCAAGTCAAAAGATGAATTGATTATAGCATTGATTGACCATTTTATGATGCAATTTACTTCTGATATTGACTATATAGTCAGATGTGCAATTAGCGATGAGGAACTTTTATATAAATTTTATTATGAAGCATTTCAATCTTTTCATAAGCATTCTGATTTCGCAAAAATCATTATGAAAGAGCAATCGCAAACATTAAATAAAGAACTCATTTTAAAGACGCAATACTACGACAAATTAATTGAGAACATTATTTTATCGATGATTGAACGTATATATGGTGAAGAAGTTAAAGAGACAAAATATGATTTAATTTATTGTGTTAAAGGCTTCATGAATATATATTCACAATTAATTCTATTCTATAATATTCCGTTAGATTTGAAATTACTGTCGGAGTCGCTTGTGGAAAAAACAAATTTACTAGCTCGACATACGACCGTCCCATTTATTTCGCAAGAGCTAATCCAAGTATTTACGCAACCGATGAATGAAGAAGTAACAAAGGAACAGATCCTTGAAATTTTGGAACAAAGAATAGATGAAATTGAAGAACCTATTGTAAAAGAATCGGTCATCCTGCTAAAGCAGCAACTGCTTGAACCGACATTCAGTCCTGCTATTGTGAGAGGATTACTAGAAAATATTAAAAATCATCCTCATTGTAAATGGATTTCTTATTTACTTCGTCGCTATTTTGATTTTTAA
- a CDS encoding efflux RND transporter permease subunit codes for MKGLVNFVLGNKLAVWLLTIIITASGIYSGTRMNMETIPDISIPYLMVMDVYPGATPEKVMEEVSIPLEKAVEGLEDVKAVYSNSYSNMASIQVEYDYGVDMDEAKRALESALDAVKLPEGAQKPTTSAISMNMMPVVALSVSSSKEDIVELTSTVEEILLPKIEKIDGVASATITGQHIEEVDLTYNKAKMDELGLTEDKVKEIIQASNLAVSLGLYEFEEGEQAVAVDGKFMTADELKNMLIPVTPSASNPSPFVKLSDIATIDVVGKVQSVSRTNGKDAIAIQIVKEQQANTVEVVNSVKKLMKEEKANIDGLIIDVSLDQGKPIEQSVSTMIEKALFGGLIAVLIILLFLRDFKSTIISIISIPVSVFMALLILNWMDITLNIMTLGAITVAIGRVIDDSIVVVENIYRRMHLKEEKLTGRALIREATIEMFKPILSSTLVTVAVFAPLIFVGGMVGEMFMPFALTMTFALGASLIVAITIVPALSHYLFKKKLYSEKTESSHKEAGKLAKWYKGLLNKALNHKVITSILAVVLLASSLALTPLIGFSFMGSEEEKVMYLTYTPKAGELPEDTLKNISEVEEKMLKRDDIDIVQISVTESGDPAAAMMGGGAGGALMYLIFDPEMENFPEAREEIEEYVFNIDQTGEWKSQNFSSMSMPANEISYTFYSENLDKLNDSVKMVEDIMKKNEGIKDVSSSAEDAYVEYTFKVAQDELLKYGLTTGQIVMMLNPTKTQDVLTTVEKNGDSLDVIVQQEKAAQPKSIDDILAKQVPTALGTTMPLSELVTVEKGTTLNTLARSKGEYYASVSGTVIDEDISKATSEVDKAIDKLDFPKGVTVGVAGVAADMTETFTQLGVAMLAAVAIVYFILVVTFREGVAPFAILFSLPFAVIGSFVGLFIAGETISVSVMMGLLMLIGIVVTNAIVLVDRIIHMERDGMSMREAVLEAGSTRLRPILMTAIATIGALIPLALGTGGGGLISKGLGITVIGGLTSSTLLTLFIVPIVFEVLSKLFKKNRKEVEEN; via the coding sequence GTGAAAGGTTTAGTCAATTTTGTTCTTGGTAATAAACTAGCTGTATGGCTGCTTACAATTATCATTACTGCATCTGGTATTTATTCAGGTACACGAATGAATATGGAGACAATTCCTGATATTTCAATTCCTTACTTGATGGTAATGGACGTATATCCTGGAGCAACTCCTGAGAAAGTAATGGAAGAAGTATCCATACCTTTAGAGAAAGCAGTAGAAGGTCTTGAAGACGTTAAAGCCGTTTATTCAAATTCATATTCTAACATGGCAAGTATTCAAGTGGAATACGACTACGGTGTAGATATGGACGAGGCGAAACGTGCATTAGAATCTGCGTTGGATGCAGTGAAATTACCAGAAGGAGCACAAAAGCCAACAACTTCGGCCATTAGCATGAACATGATGCCAGTTGTTGCACTAAGTGTAAGTAGTTCGAAAGAGGATATTGTTGAATTAACGTCAACAGTAGAGGAAATTTTACTGCCGAAAATTGAGAAAATCGATGGTGTTGCGTCTGCAACGATTACAGGTCAGCATATTGAAGAAGTGGACCTTACTTATAACAAAGCAAAAATGGATGAGCTTGGCTTAACCGAAGATAAGGTAAAGGAAATCATTCAAGCAAGTAATCTAGCCGTTTCATTAGGACTTTACGAGTTTGAAGAAGGTGAACAAGCTGTAGCAGTAGACGGCAAGTTCATGACAGCTGATGAATTAAAGAATATGCTTATTCCTGTCACACCATCAGCAAGCAATCCTTCACCATTTGTGAAACTTAGCGACATTGCGACAATTGATGTAGTTGGTAAAGTTCAATCGGTTTCACGTACAAACGGTAAAGATGCCATTGCCATTCAAATCGTCAAAGAGCAACAAGCAAACACTGTAGAAGTTGTAAACAGTGTGAAAAAGTTGATGAAAGAAGAAAAGGCAAACATCGACGGTCTTATCATCGATGTATCACTTGACCAAGGAAAACCAATTGAACAATCGGTTTCAACGATGATTGAAAAAGCGTTATTTGGTGGTTTAATTGCCGTATTAATCATACTTCTATTCCTACGTGATTTTAAATCAACCATTATTTCGATCATTTCTATTCCTGTTTCGGTTTTCATGGCTTTATTGATACTAAACTGGATGGACATAACGCTTAATATTATGACGCTTGGCGCAATTACAGTTGCCATCGGTCGTGTAATCGATGACTCTATTGTAGTAGTTGAAAATATTTATCGTCGTATGCATTTAAAAGAAGAGAAATTAACAGGTCGCGCTCTTATACGTGAAGCGACAATTGAAATGTTCAAACCAATCCTGTCATCAACATTAGTAACGGTTGCGGTATTCGCCCCGCTTATCTTTGTTGGCGGTATGGTCGGCGAGATGTTCATGCCGTTCGCACTAACAATGACGTTTGCACTTGGAGCTTCATTAATTGTTGCCATAACCATTGTTCCTGCATTATCTCACTACTTATTTAAGAAAAAATTATATAGCGAGAAGACAGAAAGCAGTCATAAAGAGGCTGGTAAATTGGCTAAATGGTACAAAGGGCTTCTTAATAAGGCACTTAACCATAAAGTGATTACTTCAATCCTTGCTGTTGTCTTATTAGCAAGCAGTTTGGCATTAACGCCATTAATCGGTTTTAGCTTTATGGGTAGTGAAGAAGAAAAAGTAATGTATTTAACATACACACCAAAAGCAGGCGAGCTGCCAGAAGATACGTTAAAAAATATTAGTGAAGTCGAAGAGAAGATGCTAAAACGGGATGATATTGACATCGTTCAAATATCGGTAACGGAAAGCGGCGATCCAGCGGCAGCCATGATGGGTGGCGGAGCAGGCGGTGCATTAATGTACCTAATCTTTGATCCTGAAATGGAAAACTTCCCAGAAGCCCGTGAGGAAATTGAAGAGTATGTGTTTAACATTGACCAAACTGGCGAATGGAAGAGTCAGAACTTCTCGTCTATGTCGATGCCTGCAAATGAAATCAGCTATACATTCTACAGTGAGAATTTAGATAAACTAAATGATTCTGTAAAAATGGTAGAAGACATTATGAAGAAAAATGAAGGCATAAAAGACGTTTCTTCATCTGCAGAGGATGCCTATGTTGAGTACACATTCAAAGTAGCACAAGATGAATTACTGAAGTATGGTTTAACAACGGGTCAAATCGTCATGATGCTAAACCCAACAAAAACACAAGATGTTCTAACTACGGTTGAAAAGAATGGTGACTCACTAGATGTGATCGTTCAGCAGGAAAAAGCTGCACAACCAAAATCAATCGATGATATTTTAGCAAAACAAGTACCAACAGCACTTGGTACGACAATGCCGCTTTCTGAGCTTGTAACCGTTGAGAAGGGTACAACTTTAAATACACTTGCACGTAGCAAGGGTGAATACTACGCTTCTGTTTCAGGAACAGTCATTGATGAAGATATTTCAAAAGCGACATCTGAAGTAGATAAAGCTATTGATAAATTAGATTTTCCTAAAGGTGTAACAGTCGGTGTTGCGGGTGTAGCTGCCGATATGACGGAAACATTTACTCAACTTGGTGTTGCCATGCTTGCGGCAGTCGCAATCGTGTATTTCATTCTTGTTGTAACATTCCGTGAAGGTGTCGCACCATTTGCGATCCTATTCTCATTACCATTTGCAGTAATTGGTTCATTTGTTGGTTTATTTATCGCTGGTGAAACCATCTCTGTTTCTGTCATGATGGGTCTATTAATGTTAATCGGTATTGTTGTAACGAACGCCATCGTACTCGTGGACCGTATTATTCATATGGAACGTGATGGTATGAGTATGCGTGAAGCGGTTCTAGAAGCTGGCTCTACACGTCTACGTCCAATCCTAATGACAGCAATCGCAACGATCGGTGCGCTAATCCCATTAGCACTTGGCACAGGCGGTGGCGGTTTAATCTCAAAAGGGCTTGGAATTACAGTAATCGGTGGATTAACAAGCTCGACGTTATTAACATTATTTATTGTCCCAATTGTTTTTGAAGTATTATCTAAGTTATTCAAGAAAAACCGTAAGGAAGTAGAAGAAAACTAA